In a single window of the Deltaproteobacteria bacterium genome:
- a CDS encoding nickel-dependent hydrogenase large subunit: MPKTIIPFGPQHPVLPEPVHLKLTVEDEVIREVVPAFGFVHRGLEKLVAIRDMHQMVQVVERVCGICSMIHAMCFCQGIEEMLGLEVPRRARFLRVIWSELHRIHSHLLWLGLFADSFGFESLFMQLWKIREKILDIHEATAGNRIIISVNVIGGVRRDLEPEQMQWIKSGLTEVERELKALENTLLNDYTVKKRTVGKGIVNQNQAYELGLVGPTARASGIAQDMRLLKYAAFDELDFQPVVERDGDGYARLKVRLREVHQSIDLIRQAIPKVPEGELSVKVKEKPEGEMVTRVEQPRGELVYYLKGKGEKFLDRLRIRTPTFANLPALVVMLPGMHLSDVPMIVLSIDPCVSCTER; encoded by the coding sequence ATGCCTAAAACCATTATACCTTTCGGCCCCCAGCATCCGGTTCTGCCCGAACCGGTCCATCTGAAGCTTACCGTTGAAGACGAGGTGATCCGGGAGGTCGTTCCTGCCTTCGGGTTTGTCCACCGGGGATTGGAAAAGTTGGTAGCCATCCGGGATATGCATCAGATGGTCCAGGTGGTGGAGCGGGTCTGCGGGATCTGCTCTATGATCCATGCCATGTGCTTTTGCCAGGGCATTGAAGAGATGCTCGGCCTGGAAGTGCCCCGCCGGGCCAGATTCCTGCGGGTCATCTGGTCGGAACTCCACCGGATACACAGCCATCTCCTCTGGCTGGGCCTCTTTGCCGATAGTTTTGGTTTTGAAAGCCTTTTCATGCAACTATGGAAGATCCGGGAAAAAATCCTGGATATCCATGAGGCAACGGCCGGAAACAGGATTATCATCTCGGTCAATGTTATCGGCGGAGTCAGAAGGGATCTGGAGCCCGAGCAGATGCAATGGATCAAATCCGGCCTTACCGAAGTGGAAAGGGAACTTAAGGCCCTGGAAAATACCCTGCTCAATGACTACACGGTAAAAAAACGCACCGTGGGAAAAGGAATCGTCAACCAAAACCAGGCCTATGAACTGGGACTGGTCGGTCCCACGGCCCGGGCCAGCGGTATTGCCCAGGACATGAGGCTCCTCAAATATGCCGCCTTCGATGAACTTGATTTTCAGCCTGTTGTGGAAAGGGATGGGGACGGTTATGCCCGGCTGAAGGTCCGCCTTCGTGAAGTCCATCAATCCATTGATCTCATCCGCCAGGCCATTCCGAAAGTCCCGGAAGGGGAGTTGTCGGTCAAGGTGAAAGAGAAACCGGAAGGGGAAATGGTTACCCGGGTGGAACAGCCCCGGGGAGAATTGGTTTATTACCTGAAGGGGAAAGGGGAAAAATTCCTGGACCGTCTCCGGATCAGGACCCCCACCTTTGCCAACCTTCCGGCCCTGGTCGTTATGCTCCCGGGAATGCACCTTTCAGATGTCCCGATGATTGTCTTGTCGATCGATCCTTGTGTCAGTTGTACGGAGAGATGA
- a CDS encoding NADH-quinone oxidoreductase subunit C — protein MQDPIVSITPEQVVGETARIKAEGYRFVTLSCVENDEAMVDILYHFDRNYQMTHLRLTVPRDQPIPSITPVYLAAFLVENEIQDLFGLRFEGLPIDYHRTFYLEEEVREAPLCTYAVGEIKK, from the coding sequence ATGCAAGATCCAATTGTATCGATTACTCCCGAGCAGGTAGTCGGGGAAACGGCCAGGATCAAGGCCGAAGGCTATCGCTTTGTGACATTGTCCTGTGTAGAAAATGATGAGGCCATGGTGGACATCCTGTATCATTTTGATCGGAACTATCAGATGACCCACCTGCGATTGACCGTACCGCGGGATCAACCCATCCCCAGCATAACCCCGGTCTATCTGGCGGCCTTCCTGGTGGAAAACGAAATCCAGGACCTTTTTGGACTGCGCTTTGAAGGCCTGCCCATTGACTACCATCGGACCTTCTATCTTGAAGAGGAGGTCAGGGAAGCCCCTTTATGCACCTATGCAGTGGGGGAAATAAAAAAGTGA
- a CDS encoding 4Fe-4S binding protein, with protein MFRMTPNIIENLFTTKSTRLYPMMERKPFERVRGEIFNVAEECTFCTICAVKCPSQCIKVDRKKATWVYDPFACVYCGVCVESCPSKSLRQKEKYRPAKLVREIVSLQGEIKKKAQEPS; from the coding sequence ATGTTTAGAATGACCCCGAATATCATCGAGAATCTTTTTACCACCAAGTCGACACGGCTCTACCCCATGATGGAACGGAAGCCTTTTGAAAGGGTCCGGGGAGAAATCTTCAATGTAGCGGAAGAATGTACCTTCTGCACCATCTGCGCCGTGAAATGCCCTTCCCAATGTATCAAGGTCGATCGGAAAAAGGCCACCTGGGTTTACGACCCTTTTGCTTGTGTCTATTGCGGCGTCTGTGTGGAAAGCTGCCCCTCCAAATCCCTCCGCCAAAAAGAAAAATACCGCCCGGCAAAACTCGTTAGAGAAATAGTCTCCCTCCAGGGAGAGATAAAGAAAAAGGCCCAGGAACCCTCATAG
- a CDS encoding AAA family ATPase, which translates to MYFEYWHLQKPPFDNVPDPSMYAECHTSMENAIAETLFAIEEGNECLAVIIGDVGLGKTLSLRIIIDNLSPEKYQMALITNPSISFIQLLNEIIGQLTESPCNEKKKAGLLELFNKLLFQTADAGKKIVLLIDEANAITPANLESLRLLTNMQDDRRNLFTLVLAGQIELARRLEDPKRANLFQRIGTYSRIEKIASIEQLRTYVETRLRLAGATGSIFTEDTYPLFWKYSDQGVPRLINKIAKLSLKAGETHGLEQIDGQVVYQVGRQFEKITLTAAPRGKSKKKNEDGLKIDERENISLPVGLEKIEEIVCPESGQGLKSNPEDESAGSIPEDLKSTEIPDESSGQLYLPEVAESSPPAPERIFEEIQVGNFKIRLHLPPQLFEQALSASREDRLKMAGQAAFLAIKKFSQSTSSSPSDPISTWSELRSIIFKRLEPPEREMVA; encoded by the coding sequence ATGTATTTTGAATATTGGCATCTTCAAAAACCGCCTTTTGACAATGTCCCCGATCCCTCCATGTATGCCGAGTGCCATACCTCTATGGAAAATGCCATTGCTGAGACTTTATTTGCCATCGAGGAGGGGAACGAATGCCTGGCGGTAATTATCGGGGATGTCGGTCTGGGAAAGACCCTGTCCCTGCGCATTATCATCGACAACCTGTCACCGGAAAAGTATCAGATGGCCTTGATCACCAATCCGAGCATTTCTTTTATCCAACTATTAAATGAGATCATCGGCCAATTGACGGAGAGTCCGTGTAATGAAAAGAAAAAAGCGGGCCTGCTGGAGCTTTTTAATAAACTCCTTTTTCAAACCGCCGATGCCGGGAAAAAGATCGTCCTCCTGATCGATGAAGCCAACGCCATTACCCCGGCCAATCTGGAAAGCTTGAGACTCCTGACCAATATGCAGGATGATCGACGGAATCTTTTTACCCTGGTCCTGGCCGGGCAGATCGAACTGGCCCGGCGTTTGGAGGATCCCAAGCGGGCCAATCTCTTTCAACGGATCGGGACCTACAGCCGAATCGAGAAGATCGCCTCCATAGAGCAGCTCCGAACTTATGTGGAAACCCGTCTGAGGTTGGCCGGGGCGACCGGATCGATTTTTACCGAAGACACCTATCCCCTGTTCTGGAAATATTCGGACCAGGGAGTACCTCGCTTGATCAACAAGATCGCCAAACTCAGTTTAAAAGCCGGGGAGACCCACGGGCTGGAACAGATCGACGGTCAGGTGGTTTACCAGGTTGGCCGGCAATTTGAAAAAATAACCCTCACGGCGGCCCCCCGGGGAAAGTCTAAAAAGAAAAATGAAGATGGGTTGAAGATTGACGAAAGAGAAAACATCTCTCTTCCGGTCGGGCTGGAAAAGATCGAGGAAATCGTTTGTCCTGAATCGGGTCAGGGCCTGAAGTCTAATCCGGAGGATGAATCGGCCGGATCAATCCCCGAAGACCTGAAATCAACTGAAATTCCTGACGAATCTTCCGGCCAACTCTATTTGCCGGAAGTCGCTGAAAGCAGCCCACCGGCACCTGAAAGAATTTTTGAGGAAATTCAGGTCGGAAACTTCAAGATACGGCTCCATCTCCCTCCTCAGTTATTCGAGCAGGCCCTTTCCGCCTCCCGGGAAGATCGGTTGAAGATGGCCGGCCAGGCCGCCTTCCTGGCTATTAAAAAATTTTCCCAGTCGACTTCTTCCTCTCCCTCCGATCCAATTTCCACCTGGAGTGAACTGCGTTCCATCATCTTTAAAAGGCTGGAGCCGCCGGAAAGGGAAATGGTCGCCTGA
- a CDS encoding tetratricopeptide repeat protein: MNQLALKRTNSLKGRRSNRGDYKTLFNSGSDFLQQGNHQEALSCFLEAARLRPDHEETCHSLGQVYEQMGRFGTAKQMYRLVLEIDPGNIEALIRTAHILEREGDYHQAVRVYQKAIEINPQAVAPRFGLAQLYQQYDMFDEAKEAYETLLEKEPSHPVARFNLGRLLFQLGEYPEAAGLW; this comes from the coding sequence ATGAATCAACTGGCTCTCAAAAGGACGAATTCTCTGAAAGGCCGGCGCAGCAATCGGGGAGACTATAAGACCCTCTTTAACTCGGGATCGGATTTTCTGCAGCAAGGGAATCATCAGGAGGCCTTGAGTTGCTTCCTGGAAGCGGCCAGACTAAGGCCGGACCACGAGGAAACCTGCCACTCCCTGGGACAAGTCTATGAACAGATGGGAAGATTCGGCACTGCCAAGCAGATGTACAGACTGGTCCTGGAAATTGACCCGGGAAACATCGAGGCTTTGATCCGGACGGCTCATATCCTGGAAAGGGAAGGGGATTATCACCAGGCCGTCAGGGTCTACCAAAAGGCCATAGAAATCAATCCCCAGGCCGTTGCCCCGCGTTTCGGATTGGCCCAACTCTATCAACAGTACGATATGTTTGATGAGGCCAAAGAAGCCTACGAAACCCTCTTAGAAAAAGAACCCTCCCACCCGGTAGCCCGGTTCAACCTGGGCCGGCTCCTCTTTCAACTGGGGGAATATCCCGAGGCCGCTGGGTTGTGGTAA
- a CDS encoding helix-turn-helix domain-containing protein, with product MFNFHLDPDHNLMMLKPLQVCRMMQISQSLLTRLVQKDKIKSYKIGRLRRFCLKDIIEALSQGPA from the coding sequence GTGTTTAATTTCCATCTCGACCCGGACCATAACCTGATGATGCTCAAACCGCTTCAAGTCTGCCGGATGATGCAGATCAGCCAAAGCCTGTTAACCCGACTGGTTCAAAAGGACAAGATCAAAAGCTATAAAATCGGTCGCCTCAGGCGTTTTTGTCTTAAGGATATCATTGAAGCCTTGAGTCAAGGCCCGGCATGA